From one Amycolatopsis sp. FDAARGOS 1241 genomic stretch:
- a CDS encoding amino acid ABC transporter permease, whose amino-acid sequence MTSPTPALFDELGPRGQKRLRIATIVAVVALIGIVAGAIAQLAHVQQLTARLWEPLIEWSNIRYLLQGLLTTLEVGLTGAAISLVFGTLIGLGRLSTHKWISVPSAGVIELFRAIPLILLVYFFLIGLPMFGWNLPPFWVLTIPIVLHAGSVFAEIVRAGVNSLDRGQFDAAAAIGLRRGQTMKLIVLPQVFRSLRPALVTQVIRTLKESSLGYVVGYPELLRDGQVIGEYNANFLQTYAFTAVIYIVINFGLSRLAELLDRPKKVRRPGPAATEPEPEPAAEPARTLV is encoded by the coding sequence ATGACCTCGCCCACCCCCGCCCTTTTCGACGAACTCGGTCCCCGCGGGCAGAAGCGGCTGCGGATCGCCACGATCGTGGCCGTCGTCGCGCTGATCGGCATCGTCGCCGGCGCCATCGCCCAGCTCGCCCACGTGCAGCAGCTCACCGCGCGCCTGTGGGAGCCGCTCATCGAGTGGTCGAACATCCGGTACCTGCTGCAAGGCCTGCTGACCACGCTCGAGGTCGGCCTCACCGGCGCCGCGATCTCGCTGGTGTTCGGCACGCTGATCGGCCTCGGCCGGCTGTCCACGCACAAGTGGATCTCGGTGCCCAGCGCCGGCGTGATCGAGCTGTTCCGCGCGATCCCGCTGATCCTGCTCGTGTACTTCTTCCTCATCGGCCTGCCCATGTTCGGCTGGAACCTGCCGCCGTTCTGGGTGCTGACCATCCCGATCGTGCTGCACGCCGGTTCGGTGTTCGCCGAGATCGTCCGCGCCGGCGTGAACTCGCTGGACCGCGGCCAGTTCGACGCCGCGGCGGCGATCGGCCTGCGCCGCGGGCAGACGATGAAGCTCATCGTGCTCCCCCAGGTGTTCCGGTCGCTGCGGCCGGCGCTGGTCACGCAGGTGATCCGCACGCTGAAGGAATCGAGCCTCGGGTACGTCGTCGGCTACCCGGAGCTGCTGCGCGATGGCCAGGTGATCGGCGAGTACAACGCCAACTTCCTGCAGACCTACGCCTTCACCGCCGTCATCTACATCGTCATCAACTTCGGGCTGTCGCGGCTCGCCGAGCTGCTCGACCGGCCGAAGAAGGTCCGTCGTCCGGGCCCGGCGGCCACGGAACCGGAACCCGAGCCGGCGGCCGAGCCCGCCCGAACCCTCGTCTGA
- a CDS encoding transporter substrate-binding domain-containing protein, with the protein MKLTRVAAAVSGVLVTGALLAACGSAPATAPGGASAKPAAADVAKMISQDEAVAAGPVGQNLPHSPMLDKIRQRGQLVWAGSRNTLGFSQLDPATGKISGFDAGMADLLAKYLLGKPSAKMQSGGSDTREGLLGNHTIDVAIQTYTMTPERAKLVNFSGPYYMAASGIVVKADNTTIKTAKDLAGKKVATESGAAKTALVTEVPTAQPVLFDTTAQCIAAVEQGRAEAVTLNNASLLGAIQTRSDVKLLDSTFSSNPFGIGEPKDDPVFKQVVDEFLQKIEADGTWTKLWQGTVGKLLKTPPPAPPKLGSVPGV; encoded by the coding sequence ATGAAGTTGACCAGAGTCGCCGCCGCTGTGAGCGGGGTGCTCGTCACGGGTGCGCTGCTGGCCGCTTGCGGCAGCGCACCGGCCACGGCCCCGGGTGGCGCTTCGGCCAAGCCGGCTGCCGCCGACGTCGCCAAGATGATCAGCCAGGACGAAGCCGTCGCGGCGGGCCCGGTGGGCCAGAACCTGCCGCACTCGCCGATGCTGGACAAGATCCGCCAGCGCGGCCAGCTGGTGTGGGCGGGCAGCCGCAACACGCTCGGCTTCTCGCAGCTGGACCCGGCCACCGGCAAGATCTCCGGCTTCGACGCCGGCATGGCCGACCTGCTCGCCAAGTACCTGCTGGGCAAGCCGTCGGCGAAGATGCAGAGCGGTGGCTCCGACACCCGGGAAGGCCTGCTCGGCAACCACACGATCGACGTGGCGATCCAGACGTACACGATGACGCCCGAGCGCGCCAAGCTGGTGAACTTCTCCGGCCCGTACTACATGGCCGCCAGCGGCATCGTGGTGAAGGCCGACAACACCACCATCAAGACCGCCAAGGACCTGGCCGGCAAGAAGGTGGCGACGGAGTCCGGTGCGGCGAAGACCGCTCTGGTCACCGAGGTGCCCACCGCGCAGCCGGTGCTGTTCGACACGACCGCGCAGTGCATCGCGGCGGTGGAGCAGGGCCGTGCCGAAGCCGTCACGCTGAACAACGCTTCGCTGCTCGGCGCGATCCAGACGCGCTCCGACGTGAAGCTGCTCGACTCGACGTTCTCGTCGAACCCCTTCGGCATCGGCGAGCCCAAGGACGACCCGGTGTTCAAGCAGGTCGTCGACGAGTTCCTGCAGAAGATCGAAGCGGACGGCACCTGGACCAAGCTGTGGCAGGGCACCGTCGGCAAGCTGCTGAAGACCCCGCCGCCCGCCCCGCCGAAGCTCGGCTCCGTCCCGGGCGTCTGA
- a CDS encoding amino acid ABC transporter ATP-binding protein, with amino-acid sequence MTGPVLASLRGVNKSYGDVQVLHDVDLDIHQGEVVVILGPSGSGKSTLCRCINRLEKINSGTITLDGKPLPAEGRDLARLRADVGMVFQSFNLFAHRTVLENVTLGPIRVRGIAKREAEATARRLLDRVGVADQAEKLPAELSGGQQQRVAIARALAMNPKIVLFDEPTSALDPEMVHEVLDVMTSLAKEGTTMVVVTHEMGFARRAAHRVVFMSEGRIAEQGTPEEFFDRTGTARARDFLSKVLQH; translated from the coding sequence ATGACCGGACCCGTGCTCGCCAGCCTGCGCGGTGTCAACAAGAGCTACGGCGACGTGCAGGTGCTGCACGACGTCGACCTCGACATCCACCAGGGCGAGGTCGTGGTGATCCTCGGCCCGTCGGGGTCGGGCAAGTCGACGCTGTGCCGCTGCATCAACCGGCTCGAGAAGATCAACAGCGGCACGATCACGCTCGACGGCAAGCCCCTGCCCGCCGAAGGCCGGGACCTGGCGCGGTTGCGGGCCGACGTCGGCATGGTCTTCCAGTCGTTCAACCTCTTCGCGCACCGGACCGTGCTCGAGAACGTGACGCTGGGCCCGATCCGCGTCCGCGGGATCGCCAAACGAGAAGCCGAAGCGACCGCTCGTCGGCTGCTCGACCGCGTGGGGGTGGCCGACCAGGCCGAGAAACTGCCCGCCGAGCTCTCCGGCGGCCAGCAGCAGCGCGTGGCCATCGCCAGGGCTCTCGCGATGAACCCCAAGATCGTGCTGTTCGACGAACCGACCAGCGCGCTCGACCCCGAGATGGTGCACGAGGTCCTCGACGTGATGACCTCGCTCGCCAAGGAAGGCACCACGATGGTGGTGGTCACGCACGAGATGGGCTTCGCCCGCCGCGCGGCCCACCGGGTGGTCTTCATGAGCGAAGGCCGCATCGCCGAACAAGGCACCCCCGAAGAGTTCTTCGACCGCACCGGCACCGCCCGGGCGCGGGACTTCCTGTCCAAAGTGCTCCAGCACTGA
- a CDS encoding amino acid ABC transporter permease produces the protein MSVLFAHLGELLAGLLTTLELAAIAFPLALVIGTLLGVCRVSPIGPLRAAAGFYVHCLRNSPMLLVMVMVVFGLPYLGATVPLFGSVVLGLGLYFGAYICETVRSGIAGVPLGQIEAARAIGLTFSGILRQVVLPQAFRSMVQPLGNILINVCLGSALGAAVGVQELTGSARQFNLDFAQPVPTFIAAVIGYLLITLTIGQLTGVVERKVRIRR, from the coding sequence ATGTCCGTGCTCTTCGCGCACCTCGGCGAGCTGCTGGCCGGTCTGCTGACGACCCTCGAGCTGGCCGCGATCGCGTTTCCGCTGGCGCTGGTGATCGGCACCCTGCTGGGTGTCTGCCGCGTCAGCCCGATCGGGCCGCTGCGGGCGGCCGCCGGGTTCTACGTGCACTGCCTGCGCAACTCGCCGATGCTGCTCGTGATGGTCATGGTGGTCTTCGGCCTGCCCTACCTCGGCGCGACCGTCCCGCTGTTCGGGTCGGTCGTGCTGGGGCTGGGCCTGTACTTCGGCGCCTACATCTGTGAAACGGTGCGCTCCGGCATCGCCGGCGTGCCGCTCGGCCAGATCGAGGCCGCCCGCGCCATCGGCCTCACCTTCTCGGGCATCCTGCGGCAGGTCGTGCTGCCGCAGGCGTTCCGGTCGATGGTGCAGCCGCTGGGCAACATCCTCATCAACGTGTGCCTCGGCTCGGCGCTCGGCGCGGCCGTCGGCGTGCAGGAACTCACCGGTTCGGCCCGCCAGTTCAACCTCGACTTCGCCCAGCCGGTGCCGACCTTCATCGCCGCGGTCATCGGCTACCTCCTGATCACCCTGACGATCGGCCAGCTGACCGGCGTCGTCGAACGGAAGGTTCGCATCCGACGATGA